The genomic DNA TCAAATTTCTAAAGTAAATCCTACCTGGGCCGGATGGAAATGCCCCGGGAATTCACGAGACAATCGAGCCGCAGCGGCAAACCCGGTACAGTGGCTCCCGCAGATTTTCTTTATTCGGTAGCCGTGGAGCCTCTTCACCGTCTCATCCAGCTGGAGAGATGAGCAGAAACCAAGATGTGTGCCCCCCACCACGGCATATATGTCATTCCTCCCCAAGGTGCGGGTGACATGTTCCAGGGTGTTGATGATTCCGGCATGGCAACAGCCGAGCAGAAGAACGATCCCTTTATCGCAGCAAATTACCAGGGATTGATCATCGAGAATATGATCCGGCTCGCATCCAGCTTCGTCACAATAAAGACCGCTGTCGCCATGTTCGAATGAAGTAAGTCGGGGGATGTAGCCGGTCACAAAGATATCGGCACCTATTTCCCGAAATTCCGCCGAAAGATCGAAAACGCACCCCTTCCGTTCCAACTCCTCCTTCTTGTAAGGCATACCAATGGATATCCTCTCCCCCGTATCCTTCACGCGATATCGATCGGTGAAAATTCCCGGATGAGCCGCTACCACTTTTCCCCCGCACTCCGTCAGAAGGGGAAGAAGGCCTCCGGTATGGTCGTAGTGGCCATGGGAAAGAACGACTCTTTGTATAAGGCTCAACGGCCGGTTGAGGCGTCTGGCGTTATGCAGAAGCGTCGCGCCCTGGCCGCAGTCGAACAGAACCGCTTCAGCCTCACTTTCGATCAGCGCCGCGAACCCATGCTCGCCAAGCGTCCCGGATATGGCGCCTACGCTGTTTTCACATAGAATCGTGATACGGCGTTTCATGCCTGCATTCGCTGGCCTGGAAACCTCGGCACTCCTAGCTTTTCCAGAAATGTAATCATCGGGCACCAGTTGCTAAAGCCCGACTGAAAAAGGTTGAGTCCGACGAACGCCGTGAACCACAACCACTTCTCGCTGTGCATGTGTGCGAGGATGAGTGAGATCAGTATGAACCCGCCCGCGATGATCCTCAATAACCTGTCGATATACATGGCCATCTCCCAATGCCGATCCGGCTCATCCTCTCCGCAGCAGTTCCGCCACCTTCCCAGCCACGCTCCCCGTGAGGGAAGGGCATATTTTCTTCCCGCCCGTTGTAATGATCCTGCAACAGGTAGAGCCGTACCGCTCCTTGAACCAAATATGAAGTTCCCTCGTCAGCACGTTTACCTTCTTCTTGTCCCCCCCCAGGACGAGACCGATGGCCATCGTCCCTCCACTCACCGCTCCACATATGCATCCGGAGCCGGAGCCACCCCCGAAACCTGCTGCAAGCCTGACGACGTCTTCCGGCGTCTCCGGTGAAAAGTGGTTGCGGATGGTGTAAAGAACGGCTTCGGCGCAATGCATCTTGCCGGTTCTGAAATAACCTTCCGCGTCAGCTCCCACGCGGGTTGGAAAATCAGTTTCCGCCGTGTCTTCCGTCTCTGCCTTTCTTCGCCACAAGAACATCTTTACTCCTTTACCCCACCGGTGCGGCCTCATGCCGCTGCTTCCACGACTGTACCATATAGTAGAGAATGGGAATAGTCACCCGCGAAAGGGTGGTGGACGCTATTTCGCCAAACATGAGCGCCAGGGCGAGCCCCTGGAAGATCGGGTCGAAGACTATAACGAAGCTTCCCACTATCACTGCCGCTGCCGTTAATAGCATCGGCCTGAAGCGGACCGCTCCGGCATCGATTATCGCTTCGTCCAGGGGCATCCCCTCACGGCGCCGCAACTCGGCGAAGTCGATGAGAATGATCGAGTTGCGCACGATTATCCCTGCGAGAGCAATGAAACCGATCATGCTCGTGGCGGTGAAAAACGCACCGAACAGTGCGTGCCCAGGCAGGATGCCGATGAGCGTAAGCGGGATCGGTACCATTATGACCAGGGGAGTCGTAAAATCGCGGAACCAGGCAACCACCAGTATGTAGATCAACACCATGACCGCCGCGAAGGCAAGCCCCAAGTCGCGAAAGACTTCGTAGGTTATGTGCCATTCACCGTCCCACTTGATCCCGGGGCGATCCTCGCTCCAAGGCTGGACAGCGGCCCGCTGATCGATCCTGTAACCTCCTGGAAGGGGAATCCCGTCGATCTCCTTCTTCATTTTAAGGATCGCATAAACAGGGGCCTCGATCTCTCCGGCAACGTCACCCGTAACATACACGACACTGCGCAGGTTCTTACGGTAAAGACTCTTGTTCTCCTCGCCCCTCACCACCTTCACGAGCTGGGAGAGGGGAACGGGGCCTTTGGCTCCCGGCAGATAGATAGCTGAAAGAGATGCCAGCGACGTCCGCTGCTCCACTGGGAGCCGGATATTCAGGAACACCGGCTCCTTCTCCTTAGGAAGGTGGAGAAGTCCCGCATCCGTCCCGCTTACCGCAAGCCGCACGGCGTCGACCACGTCCCCTGCCGCAATGCCGGAGAGGGCCGCCTTCTCCCGATCTACGGCAAAGGTATATTTTTCCCGGTCCTCCTCCACGTACCAGTCAGTATCCACAACCCCAGGAGTATTTTTGAAAATTTCTCTCGTCTGCCTGGCTATGGAGTGACGGCTCTCCTGATCGGGGCCGTAGACCTCCGCCACAAGAGTCGAAAGGACCGGCGGGCCGGGTGGTATTTCCGCAATCTTGATGCGAGCCCCGTACCGGTCGGCGATAGGTTTCAAATGGACCCGTATGCGTTTCGCGAGGTCGTGGGACTGGTCGCTTCGCTCCTTCTTGTGGACGAAGTTGACCTGAAGGTCGGCGACATGCGGAGCTTGCCTGAGGTAGTAGTGCCGGACGAGCCCGTTGAAGTTGAAGGGAGAGCTGACACCAACGTATGTCTGGAAATTAACCACCTCCGGAACCTTCTGGAGTGCATCCCCGAGTTCTGCTGCTATCTTCGCCGTATCCTCCAGCGGCGTGCCGTCGGGGGCGTCGAGGATCACCTGAAGCTCGTTCTTGTTGTCGAAGGGGAGCATCTTCACCGTTACGAGCCTGAAGTAGAGCATCGAACAGGAAAGAAGGAGAAGTAGCACCACTGCCGTCAGGAACGAGTACCGGAGCCTTCTGCGGTGAATGAGGGCTCCCATCATCTTTCGATAGAAGCGGGTAAGCCTGGAATCTTCCGGTTCCGCGGCATCGTCATGCGATGCCCCCTTCATCAGCCGGTAGGCATAATAAGGAGTGACGATGAACGCTATGAACATCGAAAGCAGCATCGCCGTGCTGGCGCCGATGGGAATGGGACGCATATAGGGGCCCATCAGCCCGCCGACGAACCACATCGGAAGGATCGAGGCGATCACCGCAAAGGTGGCGAGTACCGTGGGATTGCCGATTTCGTCCACTGCACGTATGGCCGCCTCCAGCGGCCTGAACCTGGTGGTGGTGAAGTAGCGGTGAATGTTTTCGACAACGACGATGGCGTCGTCAACCAGTATACCTATGGAGAAAATGAGGGCAAAGAGGGTTATCCGGTTAAGGGTATACCCAATCAGATTGAAGACCAGCATCGTAAGGGCCAGGGTGACCGGAATGGCTATTGCCGCCACTGCGCCGGCCCTCCACCCCATGAAAAGGGTGATGAGGATGGTCACCGAAATAGCCGCGAGAAACATATGGAAGAGGAGCTCGTCGTTCTTCTCCTTGGCAGTCTCTCCGTAGTTCCGGGTTACCGTTACCTGGACCTCCCCCGGGATCACTTTTCCCCTGACGTGCTCCACCCGTTTCAGGAGAGCCTCCGCCACGCGGGTCGCGTTCGCTCCTTTCCGCTTGGCCACCGATATGGTCACAGCCGGATACCGGGCTTCGCCATCTGCAGCCGCAGACAATCCACCCGCTGTATGAGATTTCGCAGCAGGTCCTGTCGAAAAGAAG from Geobacter sp. DSM 9736 includes the following:
- a CDS encoding MBL fold metallo-hydrolase, with amino-acid sequence MKRRITILCENSVGAISGTLGEHGFAALIESEAEAVLFDCGQGATLLHNARRLNRPLSLIQRVVLSHGHYDHTGGLLPLLTECGGKVVAAHPGIFTDRYRVKDTGERISIGMPYKKEELERKGCVFDLSAEFREIGADIFVTGYIPRLTSFEHGDSGLYCDEAGCEPDHILDDQSLVICCDKGIVLLLGCCHAGIINTLEHVTRTLGRNDIYAVVGGTHLGFCSSLQLDETVKRLHGYRIKKICGSHCTGFAAAARLSREFPGHFHPAQVGFTLEI
- a CDS encoding DUF2892 domain-containing protein translates to MYIDRLLRIIAGGFILISLILAHMHSEKWLWFTAFVGLNLFQSGFSNWCPMITFLEKLGVPRFPGQRMQA
- a CDS encoding C-GCAxxG-C-C family protein — protein: MFLWRRKAETEDTAETDFPTRVGADAEGYFRTGKMHCAEAVLYTIRNHFSPETPEDVVRLAAGFGGGSGSGCICGAVSGGTMAIGLVLGGDKKKVNVLTRELHIWFKERYGSTCCRIITTGGKKICPSLTGSVAGKVAELLRRG
- a CDS encoding efflux RND transporter permease subunit; translated protein: MTNLGFAGKIARAFIDSKLTPLLVAASLLLGIYAVTTTPREEEPQISVPMVDIYLPLPGSTPKEVEERVVIPFEKKMWEIKGVEYVYSMSRPGMGIVTVRFLVGQNMEESLVKLYNKVMSNRTLLPPGAGEPMVSPKSIDDVPIVTLTLWSERYGHYELRRVAAELCDELKKEQDVAETEIKGGLSRQLRVRLDAGRLAAYRLSPLQVVGALQKGNKVLPAGSVAVGNRDYLLDTGNFLSDADAVKRLVVAVHDGKPVHLSDVASVEDGPEEPKDYVFFSTGPAAKSHTAGGLSAAADGEARYPAVTISVAKRKGANATRVAEALLKRVEHVRGKVIPGEVQVTVTRNYGETAKEKNDELLFHMFLAAISVTILITLFMGWRAGAVAAIAIPVTLALTMLVFNLIGYTLNRITLFALIFSIGILVDDAIVVVENIHRYFTTTRFRPLEAAIRAVDEIGNPTVLATFAVIASILPMWFVGGLMGPYMRPIPIGASTAMLLSMFIAFIVTPYYAYRLMKGASHDDAAEPEDSRLTRFYRKMMGALIHRRRLRYSFLTAVVLLLLLSCSMLYFRLVTVKMLPFDNKNELQVILDAPDGTPLEDTAKIAAELGDALQKVPEVVNFQTYVGVSSPFNFNGLVRHYYLRQAPHVADLQVNFVHKKERSDQSHDLAKRIRVHLKPIADRYGARIKIAEIPPGPPVLSTLVAEVYGPDQESRHSIARQTREIFKNTPGVVDTDWYVEEDREKYTFAVDREKAALSGIAAGDVVDAVRLAVSGTDAGLLHLPKEKEPVFLNIRLPVEQRTSLASLSAIYLPGAKGPVPLSQLVKVVRGEENKSLYRKNLRSVVYVTGDVAGEIEAPVYAILKMKKEIDGIPLPGGYRIDQRAAVQPWSEDRPGIKWDGEWHITYEVFRDLGLAFAAVMVLIYILVVAWFRDFTTPLVIMVPIPLTLIGILPGHALFGAFFTATSMIGFIALAGIIVRNSIILIDFAELRRREGMPLDEAIIDAGAVRFRPMLLTAAAVIVGSFVIVFDPIFQGLALALMFGEIASTTLSRVTIPILYYMVQSWKQRHEAAPVG